From Gallus gallus isolate bGalGal1 chromosome 14, bGalGal1.mat.broiler.GRCg7b, whole genome shotgun sequence, one genomic window encodes:
- the NOG2 gene encoding noggin-2 precursor, with product MTAIGALLLCSCLGLLRPGAGQPFLRLRPSPSDNLPVKDIVEHPDPEYDPKEQDLDERTLRKKLGSHFDPGFMAVAVPGPANASAGAEAAAGRARAAELRRLERGGPRLRVGKKARRKVLQWLWAYTYCPVLYTWKDLGVRFWPRYIKEGNCFAEKSCSLPEGMFCKPVKSVTKTFLRWHCQGWSSQKYCTWIPVQYPLISECKCSC from the coding sequence ATGACGGCCATCGGGGcgctcctgctctgctcctgcctggggctgctgcggCCGGGCGCCGGGCAGCCCTTCCTGCGGCTGCGGCCCTCGCCCAGCGACAACCTGCCGGTGAAGGACATCGTGGAGCACCCGGACCCCGAGTACGACCCCAAGGAGCAGGACCTGGACGAGCGGACTCTGCGCAAGAAGCTGGGCAGCCATTTCGACCCCGGCTTCATGGCCGTGGCCGTGCCGGGCCCCGCCAACGCCTCCGCGGGCgccgaggcggcggcggggcgggcgcgggcgGCGGAGCTGCGGCGGTTGGAGCGGGGCGGGCCGCGGCTGCGGGTGGGCAAGAAGGCGCGGCGGAAGGTGCTGCAGTGGCTCTGGGCGTACACCTACTGCCCCGTGCTCTACACCTGGAAGGACCTGGGCGTCCGCTTCTGGCCGCGCTACATCAAGGAGGGCAACTGCTTCGCCGAGAAGTCCTGCTCGCTGCCCGAGGGCATGTTCTGCAAGCCCGTCAAGTCGGTCACCAAGACGTTCCTGCGCTGGCACTGCCAGGGCTGGTCCAGCCAGAAGTACTGCACCTGGATCCCCGTGCAGTACCCGCTCATCTCCGAGTGCAAGTGCTCCTGCTAg